A window of Halalkalibacillus sediminis contains these coding sequences:
- a CDS encoding GerAB/ArcD/ProY family transporter produces MKSGEQVKFFYVILLIITSGGLVNHVIIIPALFDTAGRDAWLSIIFSAVALIPWFFLVIFISRKTNKTHLLVWLTKNVNKPIAYIVISLIGVYLFMMSFVTAKDLIIWTHITYLPKTPQFVLFILILIACIFLANTNLRTIAIVNTVLLPIIVILGFFVASTNLPKKDYSMLMPMFEHGIEPALIGMIFSSAGILEVTLILFIHHRIKSKIKYWQVLLLGFILAGLSLGPTAGGIATFGPEEMIKSRFPAFEQWQLVSLGRFIENLDFFSIYQWLAGALIRISLSLYLLMEIFHIPKGKKRTWILILLAVIIISANFIPINDVMFIDFLKFYYLPFNFIFLITLTLTLTILVGIQSRRQLK; encoded by the coding sequence ATGAAATCAGGAGAGCAAGTAAAGTTTTTCTATGTAATTTTGTTGATTATCACATCAGGGGGCTTAGTAAACCACGTCATCATTATCCCGGCACTGTTTGACACCGCAGGTAGAGATGCCTGGTTATCAATTATTTTTTCAGCAGTTGCATTAATCCCATGGTTCTTCCTCGTTATATTTATCTCCAGAAAAACCAACAAAACTCACTTATTGGTATGGTTGACGAAGAATGTCAATAAGCCCATAGCTTATATAGTCATCAGCCTGATCGGGGTTTATTTGTTTATGATGAGCTTTGTGACAGCCAAGGATTTAATTATATGGACCCATATTACATATTTGCCAAAAACACCTCAATTTGTCCTTTTTATCCTAATACTCATTGCTTGTATTTTTTTGGCGAATACCAATCTTAGAACTATAGCTATTGTCAACACGGTTCTATTGCCGATCATTGTCATCCTTGGTTTTTTCGTTGCTTCGACCAATTTACCGAAAAAGGACTATTCCATGTTAATGCCAATGTTTGAACATGGGATTGAACCAGCGTTGATTGGAATGATTTTTTCAAGTGCTGGCATTTTAGAAGTAACATTAATTTTATTCATCCACCACCGCATTAAGTCAAAAATTAAATACTGGCAAGTACTTCTTTTAGGGTTTATTTTAGCTGGATTGAGTCTAGGTCCTACAGCTGGAGGTATTGCAACATTTGGACCTGAAGAGATGATCAAAAGCCGCTTTCCTGCATTTGAACAGTGGCAACTGGTCTCTCTTGGCCGTTTTATTGAGAACTTGGATTTTTTCTCGATATACCAGTGGTTGGCCGGGGCCTTAATCCGTATATCACTAAGCTTATATTTACTAATGGAAATTTTTCATATACCTAAGGGAAAAAAGAGAACCTGGATACTGATATTATTAGCTGTAATAATAATTTCAGCGAACTTTATACCAATAAATGATGTCATGTTTATTGATTTTTTAAAGTTTTATTATCTTCCTTTTAATTTTATTTTCTTGATTACTTTAACCCTTACCCTGACAATCCTGGTTGGGATTCAAAGTAGGAGGCAGCTGAAATGA
- a CDS encoding methionine/alanine import family NSS transporter small subunit, producing the protein MGLDAIIVMLIGMVLLWGGLAVSITSAIKKSK; encoded by the coding sequence ATGGGTCTTGATGCGATAATTGTTATGCTCATCGGAATGGTTCTCCTTTGGGGAGGCCTTGCAGTAAGTATTACTTCTGCAATCAAGAAAAGTAAATAA
- a CDS encoding sodium-dependent transporter codes for MKMRSQWGTRAGFILAAVGSAVGLGNIWRFPATAYDSGGGAFFIPYLFALLTAGIPLLIMEFTIGHKYRGSAPLSFARLNKKTEWLGWWAVFVSFVISTYYAVIIAWAIMYSYYSFNLNWGADPEGFLFSEYLQLSVDPGQAGSFVPSVLIPLIFVWVIVLGVLLAGVKKGIEVANRIFIPTLMVIFLIIVIRAVTLPGAAEGLDAFFSPDFSAIADPTVWVAAYGQIFFSLSIAFAIMITYSSYLSKKSDITNNAFIVGFGNSSFELLAGIGVFSVLGFMATSQGVAVDEVVAGGVGLAFVVFPAIINEFPTMPQLFGFLFFASLVLAGLSSMISIVETYVAGFSEKFNVSRRKAVFFGGGLAALVSLLFATQGGLFFLDAADYFINQFGVAFVGLVEVVVIAWFVRKLKVFQTHANAVSDIRLGSWWIACLGLITPLVLGYMMFGLFKQNLLKEFDTETGNYEGYTDGFILFGGWFVAAGALILGFLFMMKKWKPEVLAMDTTKEDE; via the coding sequence ATGAAAATGCGTTCTCAGTGGGGAACACGCGCCGGATTTATTTTGGCCGCTGTTGGTTCTGCTGTCGGGCTAGGTAACATTTGGCGTTTTCCGGCAACAGCTTATGACAGTGGTGGGGGAGCATTCTTTATACCTTACTTATTTGCTTTATTAACAGCAGGTATTCCGCTTTTGATCATGGAGTTTACGATTGGTCATAAGTACAGAGGTTCAGCTCCGTTATCATTTGCACGTCTGAACAAGAAAACAGAATGGCTTGGATGGTGGGCAGTTTTTGTTTCGTTCGTCATCTCTACTTATTACGCGGTAATTATCGCATGGGCAATTATGTATTCATATTATTCGTTTAATCTTAATTGGGGTGCTGACCCTGAAGGATTCCTATTTAGTGAATACCTTCAATTATCAGTCGATCCAGGGCAAGCTGGTTCATTCGTACCAAGTGTTTTAATTCCGTTAATATTTGTTTGGGTTATTGTGCTAGGTGTTCTGTTAGCAGGGGTTAAAAAAGGGATCGAAGTTGCAAACCGAATCTTCATTCCAACTTTGATGGTAATCTTCTTAATCATTGTTATTCGTGCGGTGACACTTCCCGGTGCAGCTGAAGGTCTAGACGCTTTCTTCTCACCTGATTTCAGTGCTATTGCTGATCCAACTGTCTGGGTAGCAGCCTACGGGCAAATATTCTTCAGTTTATCCATCGCATTTGCGATTATGATTACTTACTCCAGTTATTTGAGTAAGAAATCGGATATAACGAACAATGCGTTCATCGTTGGATTTGGTAACTCAAGCTTTGAGTTATTAGCAGGTATCGGTGTCTTCTCGGTATTAGGATTCATGGCAACCTCACAAGGTGTAGCTGTAGACGAAGTTGTGGCCGGCGGGGTTGGTTTAGCATTCGTTGTATTCCCTGCTATTATCAATGAGTTTCCGACTATGCCACAATTGTTTGGTTTCCTGTTCTTTGCTTCACTAGTATTAGCTGGTTTATCTTCTATGATTTCAATCGTAGAGACATATGTAGCTGGATTTTCTGAGAAGTTCAACGTCTCTCGTAGAAAAGCCGTATTCTTCGGTGGGGGACTTGCAGCACTGGTTTCACTTCTGTTCGCGACACAGGGTGGACTGTTCTTCCTAGATGCTGCCGATTACTTCATCAACCAATTTGGTGTTGCATTCGTCGGTCTAGTAGAGGTTGTAGTAATTGCTTGGTTTGTACGCAAACTTAAAGTGTTCCAGACTCACGCAAATGCGGTATCAGATATCCGATTAGGATCATGGTGGATTGCATGCTTAGGATTAATTACACCACTTGTATTAGGTTATATGATGTTCGGATTATTCAAGCAGAACCTTTTGAAAGAATTCGATACTGAAACTGGTAACTATGAAGGTTATACAGATGGATTTATTTTATTCGGTGGTTGGTTTGTTGCTGCCGGCGCATTAATCTTAGGTTTCCTATTCATGATGAAAAAATGGAAACCTGAAGTATTAGCAATGGATACTACTAAGGAGGATGAATAA